The Desmodus rotundus isolate HL8 chromosome 3, HLdesRot8A.1, whole genome shotgun sequence genome includes a region encoding these proteins:
- the SERPINB9 gene encoding serpin B9 isoform X1, with protein sequence MQAESSRPCNMDALSETNDTFALCLLKILCEDNISHNVFFSPLSISSALAMVFLGAKGNTAAQMSQVFSLNTEKDIHVGFQCLLAEVNKPGTQYLLRSANKLFAEKTCEFLSTFKELCHRFYHAELEQLSFARAAEKSRKHINTWVSEMTEGKIQNLLPENTVDEQTRLVVVNAVYFKGRWSGPFEKTCTKEMPFKISQKEQRPVQMMFQEAMFNLAYIEEVKAQVLELPYEGEELSMLILLPDHNVDLSVVEKELTFEKFMAWTKPHRMTGTEVEVFLPRFKLEEHYNMESVLQRLGIVDAFQVGKADFSAMSAEEDLCLSKFVHKAFVEVNEEGTEAAAASHTEAFDCCLENAPKFCADHPFLFFIRHNRANCILFCGKFSSP encoded by the exons ATGCAGGCCGAGAG CTCCAGACCCTGCAACATGGATGCTCTTTCTGAAACAAATGACACCTTTGCCCTCTGCCTTTTAAAGATACTATGTGAAGACAACATTTCTCACAAcgtgtttttttctcctctgagcATCTCCTCAGCACTGGCCATGGTCTTTCTAGGGGCAAAAGGAAACACCGCTGCCCAGATGTCCCAG GTATTTTCTTTAAACACAGAGAAGGACATTCATGTGGGATTCCAGTGCCTTCTTGCTGAAGTGAACAAACCTGGCACTCAGTATTTGCTCAGATCGGCCAACAAGCTCTTTGCAGAAAAGACTTGTGAATTCCTTTCA ACCTTTAAGGAACTCTGTCATCGGTTCTATCATGCTGAGCTGGAGCAGCTTTCCTTTGCCAGAGCTGCAGAGAAGTCCAGGAAACATATCAATACTTGGGTCTCAGAAATGACTGAAG GTAAAATTCAGAACTTGTTGCCGGAAAACACTGTTGATGAGCAGACAAGGCTGGTTGTGGTCAATGCTGTGTACTTCAAAGGAAGATGGAGTGGACCCTTCGAGAAAACATGCACAaaggaaatgccttttaaaataagccag AAGGAGCAAAGGCCAGTGCAGATGATGTTCCAGGAGGCTATGTTTAACCTTGCCTACATAGAAGAGGTGAAGGCCCAGGTGCTGGAGCTGCCCTATGAGGGCGAGGAGCTGAGCATGCTCATCCTGCTGCCTGACCACAATGTGGATCTAAGTGTG GTGGAAAAAGAGCTTACTTTTGAGAAATTCATGGCCTGGACCAAGCCGCATCGTATGACGGGTACTGAAGTTGAAGTTTTCCTTCCAAGATTTAAACTGGAAGAGCATTATAACATGGAATCTGTGCTTCAGCGTTTGGGAATAGTTGATGCCTTCCAAGTGGGCAAGGCTGACTTTTCGGCAATGTCAGCTGAGGAAGACCTGTGTCTGTCTAAGTTTGTGCACAAGGCTTTCGTGGAGGTGAATGAGGAAGGCActgaggctgcagctgcctcACACACGGAGGCTTTTGACTGTTGCCTGGAAAATGCGCCAAAGTTCTGTGCGGAccatcccttccttttcttcatcagGCACAACAGAGCCAACTGCATTCTGTTCTGTGGCAAGTTTTCCTCTCCATAA
- the SERPINB9 gene encoding serpin B9 isoform X3: MVFLGAKGNTAAQMSQVFSLNTEKDIHVGFQCLLAEVNKPGTQYLLRSANKLFAEKTCEFLSTFKELCHRFYHAELEQLSFARAAEKSRKHINTWVSEMTEGKIQNLLPENTVDEQTRLVVVNAVYFKGRWSGPFEKTCTKEMPFKISQKEQRPVQMMFQEAMFNLAYIEEVKAQVLELPYEGEELSMLILLPDHNVDLSVVEKELTFEKFMAWTKPHRMTGTEVEVFLPRFKLEEHYNMESVLQRLGIVDAFQVGKADFSAMSAEEDLCLSKFVHKAFVEVNEEGTEAAAASHTEAFDCCLENAPKFCADHPFLFFIRHNRANCILFCGKFSSP; the protein is encoded by the exons ATGGTCTTTCTAGGGGCAAAAGGAAACACCGCTGCCCAGATGTCCCAG GTATTTTCTTTAAACACAGAGAAGGACATTCATGTGGGATTCCAGTGCCTTCTTGCTGAAGTGAACAAACCTGGCACTCAGTATTTGCTCAGATCGGCCAACAAGCTCTTTGCAGAAAAGACTTGTGAATTCCTTTCA ACCTTTAAGGAACTCTGTCATCGGTTCTATCATGCTGAGCTGGAGCAGCTTTCCTTTGCCAGAGCTGCAGAGAAGTCCAGGAAACATATCAATACTTGGGTCTCAGAAATGACTGAAG GTAAAATTCAGAACTTGTTGCCGGAAAACACTGTTGATGAGCAGACAAGGCTGGTTGTGGTCAATGCTGTGTACTTCAAAGGAAGATGGAGTGGACCCTTCGAGAAAACATGCACAaaggaaatgccttttaaaataagccag AAGGAGCAAAGGCCAGTGCAGATGATGTTCCAGGAGGCTATGTTTAACCTTGCCTACATAGAAGAGGTGAAGGCCCAGGTGCTGGAGCTGCCCTATGAGGGCGAGGAGCTGAGCATGCTCATCCTGCTGCCTGACCACAATGTGGATCTAAGTGTG GTGGAAAAAGAGCTTACTTTTGAGAAATTCATGGCCTGGACCAAGCCGCATCGTATGACGGGTACTGAAGTTGAAGTTTTCCTTCCAAGATTTAAACTGGAAGAGCATTATAACATGGAATCTGTGCTTCAGCGTTTGGGAATAGTTGATGCCTTCCAAGTGGGCAAGGCTGACTTTTCGGCAATGTCAGCTGAGGAAGACCTGTGTCTGTCTAAGTTTGTGCACAAGGCTTTCGTGGAGGTGAATGAGGAAGGCActgaggctgcagctgcctcACACACGGAGGCTTTTGACTGTTGCCTGGAAAATGCGCCAAAGTTCTGTGCGGAccatcccttccttttcttcatcagGCACAACAGAGCCAACTGCATTCTGTTCTGTGGCAAGTTTTCCTCTCCATAA
- the SERPINB9 gene encoding serpin B9 isoform X2 — translation MDALSETNDTFALCLLKILCEDNISHNVFFSPLSISSALAMVFLGAKGNTAAQMSQVFSLNTEKDIHVGFQCLLAEVNKPGTQYLLRSANKLFAEKTCEFLSTFKELCHRFYHAELEQLSFARAAEKSRKHINTWVSEMTEGKIQNLLPENTVDEQTRLVVVNAVYFKGRWSGPFEKTCTKEMPFKISQKEQRPVQMMFQEAMFNLAYIEEVKAQVLELPYEGEELSMLILLPDHNVDLSVVEKELTFEKFMAWTKPHRMTGTEVEVFLPRFKLEEHYNMESVLQRLGIVDAFQVGKADFSAMSAEEDLCLSKFVHKAFVEVNEEGTEAAAASHTEAFDCCLENAPKFCADHPFLFFIRHNRANCILFCGKFSSP, via the exons ATGGATGCTCTTTCTGAAACAAATGACACCTTTGCCCTCTGCCTTTTAAAGATACTATGTGAAGACAACATTTCTCACAAcgtgtttttttctcctctgagcATCTCCTCAGCACTGGCCATGGTCTTTCTAGGGGCAAAAGGAAACACCGCTGCCCAGATGTCCCAG GTATTTTCTTTAAACACAGAGAAGGACATTCATGTGGGATTCCAGTGCCTTCTTGCTGAAGTGAACAAACCTGGCACTCAGTATTTGCTCAGATCGGCCAACAAGCTCTTTGCAGAAAAGACTTGTGAATTCCTTTCA ACCTTTAAGGAACTCTGTCATCGGTTCTATCATGCTGAGCTGGAGCAGCTTTCCTTTGCCAGAGCTGCAGAGAAGTCCAGGAAACATATCAATACTTGGGTCTCAGAAATGACTGAAG GTAAAATTCAGAACTTGTTGCCGGAAAACACTGTTGATGAGCAGACAAGGCTGGTTGTGGTCAATGCTGTGTACTTCAAAGGAAGATGGAGTGGACCCTTCGAGAAAACATGCACAaaggaaatgccttttaaaataagccag AAGGAGCAAAGGCCAGTGCAGATGATGTTCCAGGAGGCTATGTTTAACCTTGCCTACATAGAAGAGGTGAAGGCCCAGGTGCTGGAGCTGCCCTATGAGGGCGAGGAGCTGAGCATGCTCATCCTGCTGCCTGACCACAATGTGGATCTAAGTGTG GTGGAAAAAGAGCTTACTTTTGAGAAATTCATGGCCTGGACCAAGCCGCATCGTATGACGGGTACTGAAGTTGAAGTTTTCCTTCCAAGATTTAAACTGGAAGAGCATTATAACATGGAATCTGTGCTTCAGCGTTTGGGAATAGTTGATGCCTTCCAAGTGGGCAAGGCTGACTTTTCGGCAATGTCAGCTGAGGAAGACCTGTGTCTGTCTAAGTTTGTGCACAAGGCTTTCGTGGAGGTGAATGAGGAAGGCActgaggctgcagctgcctcACACACGGAGGCTTTTGACTGTTGCCTGGAAAATGCGCCAAAGTTCTGTGCGGAccatcccttccttttcttcatcagGCACAACAGAGCCAACTGCATTCTGTTCTGTGGCAAGTTTTCCTCTCCATAA